From Juglans regia cultivar Chandler chromosome 8, Walnut 2.0, whole genome shotgun sequence, the proteins below share one genomic window:
- the LOC109004375 gene encoding kinesin-like protein KIN-14S isoform X1 yields the protein MDDRTVEMVSENCDYFASNCDLKPSPPSPSEFIKTLTSSSAYISDQETQTCDKEQTLETETSESGIDDEQTEGNSNFPDENSLSNGIQETSPDPGQTLPILQKIVYLSTKVQDLKKEHTILSDQVKLTTDSFPGLEVQNTLRLLSIDYERLKKKYAEESSDRKRLYNELIELKGNIRVFCRCRPLNENEITDGCTSVVEFDSSQDNELQVICSDSSKKQFKFDHVFRPEDNQDAVFAQTKPVVASVLDGYNVCIFAYGQTGTGKTFTMEGTPEDRGVNYRTLEELFRISEERSGIMRYGLFVSMLEVYNEKIRDLLVENAHQPVKKLEIKQAAEGTQEVPGLVEARVYSTEDVWEMLKSGSQVRSVGSTNANELSSRSHCLLRVTVKAENLINGQCTKSHLWLVDLAGSERVGKTEVEGERLKESQFINKSLSALGDVISALAAKTAHIPYRNSKLTHMLQSSLGGDCKTLMFVQISPNAADLGETLCSLNFASRVRGIESGPARKQVDINELFKYKQMAEKLKHDEKETKKLQDNLQSVQLRLSAREHICRNLQEKVRDLENQLAEERKTRLKQENRVLSTSSAQLSALSSLKQAAQKSMTEKKPPLGPSKLRLPLRRITNFLPPPSPKPPRKTGSTTSIVPASTAGKENFYKTTMVATNSKSLMKPRRFSVAVRAPPLSTTTTTTTQVLQPRRRVSIATLRPESSSYMTTPLHSSASRFKHSSAIGRQSFVRDPRKARYSRMFSPLPESRRAVETTPTALRSSSKFMGSPPTHAGSSQLRNPTVVALQRKALVWSPLKLRSLKTNRKPSLLPSRPSMQ from the exons aattCATTAAAACATTAACTTCAAGTTCTGCTTACATTTCAGATCAAGAAACTCAAACTTGTGACAAAG agCAAACTCTAGAGACTGAAACTAGCGAGTCAGGCATTGATGACG aACAAACTGAGGGAAATTCTAATTTCCCGGATGAGAATAGCTTGTCAAATGGAATCCAAGAAACTTCTCCAGACCCGGGACAGACACTTCCCATATTGCAGAAAATCGTATATTTGAGCACCAAAGTGCAG GATCTGAAGAAAGAGCACACTATCCTATCTGATCAAGTGAAGCTCACTACAGATTCTTTCCCTGGCCTTGAAGTTCAGAACACTCTTCGTCTTCTAA GTATTGATTATGAGCGTTTAAAGAAGAAGTACGCTGAGGAGTCATCTGATCGTAAGAGGCTTTACAATGAACTAATTGAGCTTAAAGGCAATATCAGGGTCTTCTGCAGATGTAGACCATTAAACGAAAATGAAATTACTGATGGGTGTACCTCCGTTGTTGAATTTGACTCATCTCAAGATAATGAGCTGCAGGTCATTTGCTCTGATTCTTCAAAAAAGCAATTTAAGTTTGATCATGTCTTTAGGCCTGAGGACAACCAAG ATGCTGTTTTCGCTCAAACTAAGCCTGTCGTTGCTTCGGTGTTGGATGGGTATAATGTCTGCATATTTGCCTATGGACAAACTGGAACGGGGAAGACATTTACAATGGAGGGAACACCTGAAGATAGGGGAGTAAACTACAGGACACTAGAGGAGTTGTTTCGGATTTCTGAAGAGAGAAGTGGCATTATGAGATATGGATTGTTTGTTAGCATGTTAGAAGTTTACAATGAGAAGATACGGGACCTACTGGTTGAAAACGCCCATCAGCCTGTAAAGAA ATTGGAGATAAAGCAAGCAGCAGAGGGAACACAGGAAGTCCCAGGACTCGTTGAAGCTCGTGTTTATAGTACTGAGGATGTTTGGGAAATGCTGAAGTCTGGAAGCCAAGTGAGATCTGTTGGGTCTACCAATGCTAATGAGCTCAGCAGCCGTTCTCACTG CTTGTTGAGAGTGACAGTTAAGgcagaaaatttaataaatggaCAGTGCACAAAAAGTCATCTTTGGCTTGTAGACTTGGCTGGTAGTGAGCGTGTGGGGAAGACTGAAGTTGAAGGTGAAAGATTGAAAGAATCTCAGTTCATTAATAAATCCCTCTCAGCGCTTGGTGATGTTATTTCTGCCCTCGCTGCAAAAACAGCTCACATTCCTTACag AAACTCCAAGCTTACTCATATGCTGCAAAGCTCTCTAG GAGGAGATTGCAAAACCCTGATGTTTGTCCAGATCAGCCCAAATGCAGCGGATCTAGGAGAAACTCTTTGTTCACTGAATTTTGCCAGCCGAGTCCGTGGAATCGAGAGTGGCCCTGCTCGCAAACAGGTGGACATAAACGAGCTTTTCAAGTACAAGCAAATG GCAGAAAAGCTCAAGCATGATGAGAAGGAAACAAAGAAATTACAGGATAACTTGCAGTCTGTGCAGTTAAGGCTTTCTGCCAGAGAACATATCTGCAGGAATCTTCAAGAGAAG GTTCGAGACCTTGAGAACCAACTGGCAGAGGAAAGGAAAACCAGACTAAAACAGGAAAATAGAGTTTTGTCTACCAGTTCTGCTCAGCTGTCAGCATTGTCATCTTTAAAACAAGCAGCACAGAAGTCTATGACAGAGAAGAAGCCACCATTGGGTCCTTCAAAGCTGAGGTTGCCACTGCGAAGAATTACCAATTTCCTGCCCCCACCATCTCCGAAACCACCCAGAAAGACTGGCTCAACCACTTCTATCGTCCCAGCTTCAACTGCTGGAAAAGAGAACTTTTACAAGACAACAATGGTGGCAACAAACAGTAAAAGCCTCATGAAACCAAGACGGTTTTCTGTTGCCGTGAGGGCACCTCCTCtttcaacaacaacaacaacaacaacacagGTTCTTCAGCCGAGGAGACGGGTATCCATTGCTACCCTCCGCCCGGAATCCAGCTCTTACATGACAACACCACTCCACTCCTCTGCATCTCGATTCAAACATAGTAGTGCAATAGGCAGGCAGTCATTTGTGAGGGACCCACGGAAGGCACGATATTCTAGGATGTTCTCTCCATTGCCAGAGTCAAGAAGAGCAGTAGAGACAACCCCGACTGCCTTGAGGAGCAGTAGTAAGTTTATGGGGAGTCCCCCAACACATGCCGGTTCATCGCAATTGAGGAATCCAACAGTTGTTGCACTACAACGGAAGGCATTGGTGTGGAGTCCACTGAAGTTGAGAAGCTTGAAAACTAACAGGAAACCCTCATTATTGCCTTCTCGGCCCTCTATGCAATAA
- the LOC109004375 gene encoding kinesin-like protein KIN-14S isoform X2: protein MDDRTVEMVSENCDYFASNCDLKPSPPSPSDQETQTCDKEQTLETETSESGIDDEQTEGNSNFPDENSLSNGIQETSPDPGQTLPILQKIVYLSTKVQDLKKEHTILSDQVKLTTDSFPGLEVQNTLRLLSIDYERLKKKYAEESSDRKRLYNELIELKGNIRVFCRCRPLNENEITDGCTSVVEFDSSQDNELQVICSDSSKKQFKFDHVFRPEDNQDAVFAQTKPVVASVLDGYNVCIFAYGQTGTGKTFTMEGTPEDRGVNYRTLEELFRISEERSGIMRYGLFVSMLEVYNEKIRDLLVENAHQPVKKLEIKQAAEGTQEVPGLVEARVYSTEDVWEMLKSGSQVRSVGSTNANELSSRSHCLLRVTVKAENLINGQCTKSHLWLVDLAGSERVGKTEVEGERLKESQFINKSLSALGDVISALAAKTAHIPYRNSKLTHMLQSSLGGDCKTLMFVQISPNAADLGETLCSLNFASRVRGIESGPARKQVDINELFKYKQMAEKLKHDEKETKKLQDNLQSVQLRLSAREHICRNLQEKVRDLENQLAEERKTRLKQENRVLSTSSAQLSALSSLKQAAQKSMTEKKPPLGPSKLRLPLRRITNFLPPPSPKPPRKTGSTTSIVPASTAGKENFYKTTMVATNSKSLMKPRRFSVAVRAPPLSTTTTTTTQVLQPRRRVSIATLRPESSSYMTTPLHSSASRFKHSSAIGRQSFVRDPRKARYSRMFSPLPESRRAVETTPTALRSSSKFMGSPPTHAGSSQLRNPTVVALQRKALVWSPLKLRSLKTNRKPSLLPSRPSMQ, encoded by the exons ATCAAGAAACTCAAACTTGTGACAAAG agCAAACTCTAGAGACTGAAACTAGCGAGTCAGGCATTGATGACG aACAAACTGAGGGAAATTCTAATTTCCCGGATGAGAATAGCTTGTCAAATGGAATCCAAGAAACTTCTCCAGACCCGGGACAGACACTTCCCATATTGCAGAAAATCGTATATTTGAGCACCAAAGTGCAG GATCTGAAGAAAGAGCACACTATCCTATCTGATCAAGTGAAGCTCACTACAGATTCTTTCCCTGGCCTTGAAGTTCAGAACACTCTTCGTCTTCTAA GTATTGATTATGAGCGTTTAAAGAAGAAGTACGCTGAGGAGTCATCTGATCGTAAGAGGCTTTACAATGAACTAATTGAGCTTAAAGGCAATATCAGGGTCTTCTGCAGATGTAGACCATTAAACGAAAATGAAATTACTGATGGGTGTACCTCCGTTGTTGAATTTGACTCATCTCAAGATAATGAGCTGCAGGTCATTTGCTCTGATTCTTCAAAAAAGCAATTTAAGTTTGATCATGTCTTTAGGCCTGAGGACAACCAAG ATGCTGTTTTCGCTCAAACTAAGCCTGTCGTTGCTTCGGTGTTGGATGGGTATAATGTCTGCATATTTGCCTATGGACAAACTGGAACGGGGAAGACATTTACAATGGAGGGAACACCTGAAGATAGGGGAGTAAACTACAGGACACTAGAGGAGTTGTTTCGGATTTCTGAAGAGAGAAGTGGCATTATGAGATATGGATTGTTTGTTAGCATGTTAGAAGTTTACAATGAGAAGATACGGGACCTACTGGTTGAAAACGCCCATCAGCCTGTAAAGAA ATTGGAGATAAAGCAAGCAGCAGAGGGAACACAGGAAGTCCCAGGACTCGTTGAAGCTCGTGTTTATAGTACTGAGGATGTTTGGGAAATGCTGAAGTCTGGAAGCCAAGTGAGATCTGTTGGGTCTACCAATGCTAATGAGCTCAGCAGCCGTTCTCACTG CTTGTTGAGAGTGACAGTTAAGgcagaaaatttaataaatggaCAGTGCACAAAAAGTCATCTTTGGCTTGTAGACTTGGCTGGTAGTGAGCGTGTGGGGAAGACTGAAGTTGAAGGTGAAAGATTGAAAGAATCTCAGTTCATTAATAAATCCCTCTCAGCGCTTGGTGATGTTATTTCTGCCCTCGCTGCAAAAACAGCTCACATTCCTTACag AAACTCCAAGCTTACTCATATGCTGCAAAGCTCTCTAG GAGGAGATTGCAAAACCCTGATGTTTGTCCAGATCAGCCCAAATGCAGCGGATCTAGGAGAAACTCTTTGTTCACTGAATTTTGCCAGCCGAGTCCGTGGAATCGAGAGTGGCCCTGCTCGCAAACAGGTGGACATAAACGAGCTTTTCAAGTACAAGCAAATG GCAGAAAAGCTCAAGCATGATGAGAAGGAAACAAAGAAATTACAGGATAACTTGCAGTCTGTGCAGTTAAGGCTTTCTGCCAGAGAACATATCTGCAGGAATCTTCAAGAGAAG GTTCGAGACCTTGAGAACCAACTGGCAGAGGAAAGGAAAACCAGACTAAAACAGGAAAATAGAGTTTTGTCTACCAGTTCTGCTCAGCTGTCAGCATTGTCATCTTTAAAACAAGCAGCACAGAAGTCTATGACAGAGAAGAAGCCACCATTGGGTCCTTCAAAGCTGAGGTTGCCACTGCGAAGAATTACCAATTTCCTGCCCCCACCATCTCCGAAACCACCCAGAAAGACTGGCTCAACCACTTCTATCGTCCCAGCTTCAACTGCTGGAAAAGAGAACTTTTACAAGACAACAATGGTGGCAACAAACAGTAAAAGCCTCATGAAACCAAGACGGTTTTCTGTTGCCGTGAGGGCACCTCCTCtttcaacaacaacaacaacaacaacacagGTTCTTCAGCCGAGGAGACGGGTATCCATTGCTACCCTCCGCCCGGAATCCAGCTCTTACATGACAACACCACTCCACTCCTCTGCATCTCGATTCAAACATAGTAGTGCAATAGGCAGGCAGTCATTTGTGAGGGACCCACGGAAGGCACGATATTCTAGGATGTTCTCTCCATTGCCAGAGTCAAGAAGAGCAGTAGAGACAACCCCGACTGCCTTGAGGAGCAGTAGTAAGTTTATGGGGAGTCCCCCAACACATGCCGGTTCATCGCAATTGAGGAATCCAACAGTTGTTGCACTACAACGGAAGGCATTGGTGTGGAGTCCACTGAAGTTGAGAAGCTTGAAAACTAACAGGAAACCCTCATTATTGCCTTCTCGGCCCTCTATGCAATAA
- the LOC109004374 gene encoding microtubule-binding protein TANGLED-like, with translation MVARTPPKQTKMAAPLNPVLLRETVKKVDRCMARLQELQYTVTGGTKVISGVSLSPRSTRGYLRTSLRCKQESVRIKNAASKISPGKFPAPQSAGEWRRMSLPAMLVGETVGEILQASQFAREIAAAVANKTTLEDPKTPVTHRRNQKPQLENTELRSRRKREKQNKLQLIRSESDSPSLQRARSRINFKVSSPPKVRELGKENKRYLANRVSPKNRPWVKKTVLFPNPLFLSTASAKQQNFCKTGSPVIARNKETPHKFLIKSPSSASSKFQVKIKSPPVVGSLSPTRPKSLTQKSPKMSAALKFRRSFSPSRLATRLASPLRSTKGVRSFSPSRLATKLASPMRSRKGGAQKSDGLMSGLRQRPTLTTMRL, from the exons ATGGTAGCGAGAACCCCACCAAAGCAGACGAAAATGGCAGCGCCTCTCAATCCGGTCCTACTCAGAGAAACTGTAAAAAAG GTGGATAGGTGTATGGCTAGGTTGCAGGAGCTGCAGTATACCGTGACAGGCGGGACAAAGGTGATCTCCGGGGTGAGTCTCAGCCCTCGAAGTACCAGAGGCTATCTGAGGACTAGTCTCAGATGCAAGCAAGAGTCTGTAAG GATCAAGAATGCTGCTTCCAAGATATCTCCAGGGAAGTTTCCAGCTCCTCAATCagcag GGGAGTGGCGCAGGATGTCATTACCAGCAATGCTTGTAGGAGAAACAGTTGGAGAAATTCTACAAGCAAGCCAATTTGCGAGAGAAATAGCAGCAGCAGTTGCCAACAAAACCACCCTTGAAGATCCAAAAACTCCGGTAACTCATCGGAGAAACCAGAAGCCACAACTCGAAAACACGGAATTAAGGAGCAGAAGAAAGAGGGAGAAGCAAAACAAGCTGCAATTAATTCGATCGGAGTCTGATTCACCATCACTCCAAAGGGCTCGATCACGAATCAACTTCAAGGTTTCTTCACCTCCAAAGGTCAGAGAActgggaaaagaaaacaaacgaTACTTGGCAAATAGGGTATCCCCAAAGAATAGGCCGTGGGTGAAAAAGACCGTTCTATTCCCTAACCCATTGTTCCTGTCTACAGCTTCTGCAAAGCAACAGAATTTCTGCAAGACAGGGTCTCCTGTTATAGCAAGAAACAAAGAGACACCACATAAGTTCTTGATTAAGTCCCCATCCTCGGCTTCTTCCAAGTTTCAAGTCAAGATCAAGAGCCCGCCGGTGGTGGGGTCTCTTTCTCCGACAAGGCCTAAGAGCTTGACCCAGAAGTCACCAAAGATGTCAGCTGCCTTGAAATTTCGCCGGTCTTTCTCTCCTTCAAGACTGGCAACCAGATTGGCGTCTCCATTGAGGAGCACAAAGGGTGTCCGTTCTTTCTCTCCTTCAAGACTGGCAACCAAATTGGCGTCTCCAATGAGGAGTAGGAAAGGAGGTGCCCAAAAGAGTGATGGGCTAATGAGTGGATTGAGACAGCGTCCAACTTTGACAACAATGCGATTATAA